In the Wyeomyia smithii strain HCP4-BCI-WySm-NY-G18 chromosome 2, ASM2978416v1, whole genome shotgun sequence genome, one interval contains:
- the LOC129721102 gene encoding lissencephaly-1 homolog, whose amino-acid sequence MKMVLSQRQREELNQAIADYLGSNGYTDALEAFRKEADMPNEIERKYGGLLEKKWTSVIRLQKKVMELEAKLSEAEKEVIEGAPTKAKRTPTDWIPRPPEKFALAGHRATVTRVVFHPVFSMMVSASEDATIKIWDFETGEYERTLKGHTDSVQDLAFDSQGKVLASCSSDLSIKLWDFQQTYECVKTMHGHDHNVSSVSFVPAGDYLLSASRDKTIKMWEVATGYCVKTFTGHREWVRMVRVNVDGSLMASCSNDHSVRVWQTNSKECKAELREHENTVECIAWAPESAAAAINEAAGADNKKGAHQGPFLASGSRDKTIRIWDVSSGLCLFTLIGHDNWVRGIVFHPGGKYIISASDDKTLRVWDLRNKRCMKTLYAHSHFCTSLDMHKSHPYVISGSVDTTVKVWECR is encoded by the exons TAACCAAGCGATTGCCGACTACCTAGGAAGTAATGGATACACAGACGCCCTCGAGGCATTTAGAAAAGAGGCAGATATGCCCAACGAAATTGAACGAAAGTACGGCGGCCTGCTAGAGAAAAAATGGACCTCGGTGATTCGACTACAAAAAAAGGTCATGGAACTAGAAGCGAAACTTTCAGAGGCCGAAAAAGAAGTGATCGAAGGGGCACCTACCAAGGCCAAACGGACGCCCACCGACTGGATACCGCGACCGCCGGAGAAGTTTGCACTCGCCGGACACCGAGCAACAGTTACTCGGGTGGTGTTTCATCCCGTATTCAGCATGATGGTGTCAGCCTCCGAAGACGCTACCATCAAAATCTGGGACTTTGAAACCGGCGAGTACGAACGAACCCTCAAGGGTCACACAGATTCCGTGCAAGACCTTGCATTCGATTCACAAGGAAAAGTTCTAG CATCCTGCAGTTCCGATTTGTCGATTAAATTATGGGATTTCCAGCAGACGTATGAATGTGTCAAAACCATGCATGGGCATGACCATAATGTATCCTCCGTCTCATTCGTTCCGGCCGGTGATTATCTTCTTTCCGCGTCTCGGGATAAAACGATTAAAATGTGGGAAGTAGCCACCGGGTACTGCGTTAAGACCTTCACCGGCCATCGAGAATGGGTACGGATGGTTCGGGTCAATGTAGACGGCTCACTGATGGCATCCTGCTCGAATGATCACTCGGTTCGAGTTTGGCAGACAAATTCAAAGGAGTGCAAG GCCGAATTGCGGGAACACGAGAATACAGTAGAGTGCATTGCCTGGGCGCCGGAATCAGCGGCAGCAGCCATCAACGAAGCAGCCGGAGCAGACAACAAGAAAGGAGCTCATCAGGGTCCGTTCCTAGCCTCTGGATCAAGAGACAAAACAATAAGG ATTTGGGACGTTAGCTCAGGACTATGTCTATTCACGCTTATCGGCCACGATAACTGGGTTCGCGGTATTGTATTCCACCCCGGGGGCAAGTATATTATTTCTGCAAGCGACGACAAGACGTTACGCGTCTGGGATTTGCGCAACAAGCGCTGTATGAAGACACTTTATGCTCACTCACACTTTTGCACATCTCTTG ATATGCATAAGTCTCATCCGTACGTAATATCGGGTAGCGTGGATACGACAGTAAAAGTTTGGGAATGTCGCTAA
- the LOC129723490 gene encoding uncharacterized protein LOC129723490 isoform X1, whose amino-acid sequence MEAELQQIIKILQNRDGFDWEMLFRNEGILDMETFSMLNENDFNRMNLNTGQRKQILKHQKKINEIKDYMTEESTGGDTSYEQYEYIEQDDETLETSQVATAQRSVSLEKEFDIDLIFKKTPEGRNVMASLKEKNPLNNKLVKSITKILCEYLINNYGFHPSTHYKNIIAVSLVNKYDMLKSEFAEVPQAVWFYPHGRGYGKHSGKLHYHIEYMVKKHEKQIRQNKVIPNVNINFDASTSNATGTSSETTEENLIEIVENLKFIVPSDESLEMIRANWIKTFKIRQEHRRKVTEPELMLEMFPLSTAFRGALINLDFNDMFPSANPNIEGELDSLQIKITNRFAHLHSTIPDHFIRMLLIVKEKNPSRGAKRTNDGSQKVNNLLERIVEWIDPEEDVEQYAERYKATKNPVLIVKAPIYSSGEGYVRIGKNVFYAGSELPITFFTLIKSHYYFNTKFEPSLSNFYFFFTSTVLKITKPTTTTNSFLLQLK is encoded by the exons ATGGAAGCGGAATTGCAGCAAATTATTAAAATACTGCAAAACAGAGATGGCTTCGACTGGGAGATGTTGTTCC GGAACGAAGGAATCCTTGATATGGAGACTTTTTCCATGTTGAACGAAAATGATTTTAACAGAATGAATCTCAATACTGGTCagcgaaaacaaattttaaaacaccaaaaaaaaattaatgaaattaaagattataTGACCGAAGAGTCAACCGGCGGCGACACTTCATACGAACAGTATGAATACATCGAACAGGATGATGAGACGTTAGAGACCTCGCAAGTAGCAACGGCACAGCGCTCTGTTTCACTAGAAAAG GAATTCGATATCGACTTGATTTTTAAGAAAACTCCGGAAGGACGAAATGTCATGGCATCGTTGAAAGAAAAAAACCCGCTAAATAATAAACTGGTCAAATCGATTACCAAAATTCTATGCGAATACCTGATCAATAATTATGGTTT TCATCCGAGCACacattataaaaatattattgcCGTTTCATTGGTAAACAAATATGATATGCTGAAATCGGAGTTTGCGGAGGTACCCCAG GCTGTGTGGTTTTACCCGCACGGAAGAGGATACGGAAAACATAGTGGCAAACTACACTACCATATTGAATATATGGTGAAGAAGCACGAAAAGCAGATCCGTCAGAACAAAGTTATTCCTAATGTAAACATCAACTTCGATGCATCAACCAGCAATGCCACAGGAACCAGTTCGGAAACTACTGAGGAAAACTTGATAGAAATC gtTGAAAACCTTAAATTCATCGTGCCATCCGACGAATCACTAGAGATGATACGAGCAAACTGGATAAAGACCTTCAAAATTCGCCAAGAGCATCGCAGAAAAGTTACCGAACCCGAGCTAATGTTGGAAATGTTCCCACTTTCTACGGCGTTCAGAGGAgccttg ATTAACTTGGATTTTAATGACATGTTTCCATCCGCTAATCCCAACATTGAAGGTGAACTAGATTCATTGCAGATCAAAATTACCAATAGATTTGCCCACCTACACTCAACGATACCGGATC atttcATCCGCATGTTACTAATCGTAAAGGAAAAAAATCCATCACGCGGCGCGAAGCGGACAAATGACGGTTCACAGAAAGTTAATAACCTTCTGGAGAGAATTGTAGAGTGGATTGAT CCAGAAGAAGATGTCGAGCAGTATGCTGAGAGATATAAAGCCACGAAAAACCCAGTTCTAATTGTGAAGGCCCCTATATACAGTTCAGGAGAAGGGTACGTTCGTATAGGAAAAAACGTTTTCTATGCGGGCTCCGAATTACCCATTACTTTTTTTACTTTGATCAAATCGCATTATTACTTCAATACGAAATTCGAGCCATCACTCTCGAatttctactttttttttacttctactgTACTCAAGATAACGAAACCTACAACCACCACTAACAGCTTCCTTTtacaattgaaataa
- the LOC129723490 gene encoding uncharacterized protein LOC129723490 isoform X5, whose product MEAELQQIIKILQNRDGFDWEMLFRNEGILDMETFSMLNENDFNRMNLNTGQRKQILKHQKKINEIKDYMTEESTGGDTSYEQYEYIEQDDETLETSQVATAQRSVSLEKEFDIDLIFKKTPEGRNVMASLKEKNPLNNKLVKSITKILCEYLINNYGFHPSTHYKNIIAVSLVNKYDMLKSEFAEAVWFYPHGRGYGKQTTEENLIEIVENLKFIVPSDESLEMIRANWIKTFKIRQEHRRKVTEPELMLEMFPLSTAFRGALINLDFNDMFPSANPNIEGELDSLQIKITNRFAHLHSTIPDHFIRMLLIVKEKNPSRGAKRTNDGSQKVNNLLERIVEWIDPEEDVEQYAERYKATKNPVLIVKAPIYSSGEGYVRIGKNVFYAGSELPITFFTLIKSHYYFNTKFEPSLSNFYFFFTSTVLKITKPTTTTNSFLLQLK is encoded by the exons ATGGAAGCGGAATTGCAGCAAATTATTAAAATACTGCAAAACAGAGATGGCTTCGACTGGGAGATGTTGTTCC GGAACGAAGGAATCCTTGATATGGAGACTTTTTCCATGTTGAACGAAAATGATTTTAACAGAATGAATCTCAATACTGGTCagcgaaaacaaattttaaaacaccaaaaaaaaattaatgaaattaaagattataTGACCGAAGAGTCAACCGGCGGCGACACTTCATACGAACAGTATGAATACATCGAACAGGATGATGAGACGTTAGAGACCTCGCAAGTAGCAACGGCACAGCGCTCTGTTTCACTAGAAAAG GAATTCGATATCGACTTGATTTTTAAGAAAACTCCGGAAGGACGAAATGTCATGGCATCGTTGAAAGAAAAAAACCCGCTAAATAATAAACTGGTCAAATCGATTACCAAAATTCTATGCGAATACCTGATCAATAATTATGGTTT TCATCCGAGCACacattataaaaatattattgcCGTTTCATTGGTAAACAAATATGATATGCTGAAATCGGAGTTTGCGGAG GCTGTGTGGTTTTACCCGCACGGAAGAGGATACGGAAAAC AAACTACTGAGGAAAACTTGATAGAAATC gtTGAAAACCTTAAATTCATCGTGCCATCCGACGAATCACTAGAGATGATACGAGCAAACTGGATAAAGACCTTCAAAATTCGCCAAGAGCATCGCAGAAAAGTTACCGAACCCGAGCTAATGTTGGAAATGTTCCCACTTTCTACGGCGTTCAGAGGAgccttg ATTAACTTGGATTTTAATGACATGTTTCCATCCGCTAATCCCAACATTGAAGGTGAACTAGATTCATTGCAGATCAAAATTACCAATAGATTTGCCCACCTACACTCAACGATACCGGATC atttcATCCGCATGTTACTAATCGTAAAGGAAAAAAATCCATCACGCGGCGCGAAGCGGACAAATGACGGTTCACAGAAAGTTAATAACCTTCTGGAGAGAATTGTAGAGTGGATTGAT CCAGAAGAAGATGTCGAGCAGTATGCTGAGAGATATAAAGCCACGAAAAACCCAGTTCTAATTGTGAAGGCCCCTATATACAGTTCAGGAGAAGGGTACGTTCGTATAGGAAAAAACGTTTTCTATGCGGGCTCCGAATTACCCATTACTTTTTTTACTTTGATCAAATCGCATTATTACTTCAATACGAAATTCGAGCCATCACTCTCGAatttctactttttttttacttctactgTACTCAAGATAACGAAACCTACAACCACCACTAACAGCTTCCTTTtacaattgaaataa
- the LOC129723490 gene encoding uncharacterized protein LOC129723490 isoform X4, which yields MEAELQQIIKILQNRDGFDWEMLFRNEGILDMETFSMLNENDFNRMNLNTGQRKQILKHQKKINEIKDYMTEESTGGDTSYEQYEYIEQDDETLETSQVATAQRSVSLEKEFDIDLIFKKTPEGRNVMASLKEKNPLNNKLVKSITKILCEYLINNYGFHPSTHYKNIIAVSLVNKYDMLKSEFAEVPQAVWFYPHGRGYGKQTTEENLIEIVENLKFIVPSDESLEMIRANWIKTFKIRQEHRRKVTEPELMLEMFPLSTAFRGALINLDFNDMFPSANPNIEGELDSLQIKITNRFAHLHSTIPDHFIRMLLIVKEKNPSRGAKRTNDGSQKVNNLLERIVEWIDPEEDVEQYAERYKATKNPVLIVKAPIYSSGEGYVRIGKNVFYAGSELPITFFTLIKSHYYFNTKFEPSLSNFYFFFTSTVLKITKPTTTTNSFLLQLK from the exons ATGGAAGCGGAATTGCAGCAAATTATTAAAATACTGCAAAACAGAGATGGCTTCGACTGGGAGATGTTGTTCC GGAACGAAGGAATCCTTGATATGGAGACTTTTTCCATGTTGAACGAAAATGATTTTAACAGAATGAATCTCAATACTGGTCagcgaaaacaaattttaaaacaccaaaaaaaaattaatgaaattaaagattataTGACCGAAGAGTCAACCGGCGGCGACACTTCATACGAACAGTATGAATACATCGAACAGGATGATGAGACGTTAGAGACCTCGCAAGTAGCAACGGCACAGCGCTCTGTTTCACTAGAAAAG GAATTCGATATCGACTTGATTTTTAAGAAAACTCCGGAAGGACGAAATGTCATGGCATCGTTGAAAGAAAAAAACCCGCTAAATAATAAACTGGTCAAATCGATTACCAAAATTCTATGCGAATACCTGATCAATAATTATGGTTT TCATCCGAGCACacattataaaaatattattgcCGTTTCATTGGTAAACAAATATGATATGCTGAAATCGGAGTTTGCGGAGGTACCCCAG GCTGTGTGGTTTTACCCGCACGGAAGAGGATACGGAAAAC AAACTACTGAGGAAAACTTGATAGAAATC gtTGAAAACCTTAAATTCATCGTGCCATCCGACGAATCACTAGAGATGATACGAGCAAACTGGATAAAGACCTTCAAAATTCGCCAAGAGCATCGCAGAAAAGTTACCGAACCCGAGCTAATGTTGGAAATGTTCCCACTTTCTACGGCGTTCAGAGGAgccttg ATTAACTTGGATTTTAATGACATGTTTCCATCCGCTAATCCCAACATTGAAGGTGAACTAGATTCATTGCAGATCAAAATTACCAATAGATTTGCCCACCTACACTCAACGATACCGGATC atttcATCCGCATGTTACTAATCGTAAAGGAAAAAAATCCATCACGCGGCGCGAAGCGGACAAATGACGGTTCACAGAAAGTTAATAACCTTCTGGAGAGAATTGTAGAGTGGATTGAT CCAGAAGAAGATGTCGAGCAGTATGCTGAGAGATATAAAGCCACGAAAAACCCAGTTCTAATTGTGAAGGCCCCTATATACAGTTCAGGAGAAGGGTACGTTCGTATAGGAAAAAACGTTTTCTATGCGGGCTCCGAATTACCCATTACTTTTTTTACTTTGATCAAATCGCATTATTACTTCAATACGAAATTCGAGCCATCACTCTCGAatttctactttttttttacttctactgTACTCAAGATAACGAAACCTACAACCACCACTAACAGCTTCCTTTtacaattgaaataa
- the LOC129723490 gene encoding uncharacterized protein LOC129723490 isoform X2 codes for MEAELQQIIKILQNRDGFDWEMLFRNEGILDMETFSMLNENDFNRMNLNTGQRKQILKHQKKINEIKDYMTEESTGGDTSYEQYEYIEQDDETLETSQVATAQRSVSLEKEFDIDLIFKKTPEGRNVMASLKEKNPLNNKLVKSITKILCEYLINNYGFHPSTHYKNIIAVSLVNKYDMLKSEFAEAVWFYPHGRGYGKHSGKLHYHIEYMVKKHEKQIRQNKVIPNVNINFDASTSNATGTSSETTEENLIEIVENLKFIVPSDESLEMIRANWIKTFKIRQEHRRKVTEPELMLEMFPLSTAFRGALINLDFNDMFPSANPNIEGELDSLQIKITNRFAHLHSTIPDHFIRMLLIVKEKNPSRGAKRTNDGSQKVNNLLERIVEWIDPEEDVEQYAERYKATKNPVLIVKAPIYSSGEGYVRIGKNVFYAGSELPITFFTLIKSHYYFNTKFEPSLSNFYFFFTSTVLKITKPTTTTNSFLLQLK; via the exons ATGGAAGCGGAATTGCAGCAAATTATTAAAATACTGCAAAACAGAGATGGCTTCGACTGGGAGATGTTGTTCC GGAACGAAGGAATCCTTGATATGGAGACTTTTTCCATGTTGAACGAAAATGATTTTAACAGAATGAATCTCAATACTGGTCagcgaaaacaaattttaaaacaccaaaaaaaaattaatgaaattaaagattataTGACCGAAGAGTCAACCGGCGGCGACACTTCATACGAACAGTATGAATACATCGAACAGGATGATGAGACGTTAGAGACCTCGCAAGTAGCAACGGCACAGCGCTCTGTTTCACTAGAAAAG GAATTCGATATCGACTTGATTTTTAAGAAAACTCCGGAAGGACGAAATGTCATGGCATCGTTGAAAGAAAAAAACCCGCTAAATAATAAACTGGTCAAATCGATTACCAAAATTCTATGCGAATACCTGATCAATAATTATGGTTT TCATCCGAGCACacattataaaaatattattgcCGTTTCATTGGTAAACAAATATGATATGCTGAAATCGGAGTTTGCGGAG GCTGTGTGGTTTTACCCGCACGGAAGAGGATACGGAAAACATAGTGGCAAACTACACTACCATATTGAATATATGGTGAAGAAGCACGAAAAGCAGATCCGTCAGAACAAAGTTATTCCTAATGTAAACATCAACTTCGATGCATCAACCAGCAATGCCACAGGAACCAGTTCGGAAACTACTGAGGAAAACTTGATAGAAATC gtTGAAAACCTTAAATTCATCGTGCCATCCGACGAATCACTAGAGATGATACGAGCAAACTGGATAAAGACCTTCAAAATTCGCCAAGAGCATCGCAGAAAAGTTACCGAACCCGAGCTAATGTTGGAAATGTTCCCACTTTCTACGGCGTTCAGAGGAgccttg ATTAACTTGGATTTTAATGACATGTTTCCATCCGCTAATCCCAACATTGAAGGTGAACTAGATTCATTGCAGATCAAAATTACCAATAGATTTGCCCACCTACACTCAACGATACCGGATC atttcATCCGCATGTTACTAATCGTAAAGGAAAAAAATCCATCACGCGGCGCGAAGCGGACAAATGACGGTTCACAGAAAGTTAATAACCTTCTGGAGAGAATTGTAGAGTGGATTGAT CCAGAAGAAGATGTCGAGCAGTATGCTGAGAGATATAAAGCCACGAAAAACCCAGTTCTAATTGTGAAGGCCCCTATATACAGTTCAGGAGAAGGGTACGTTCGTATAGGAAAAAACGTTTTCTATGCGGGCTCCGAATTACCCATTACTTTTTTTACTTTGATCAAATCGCATTATTACTTCAATACGAAATTCGAGCCATCACTCTCGAatttctactttttttttacttctactgTACTCAAGATAACGAAACCTACAACCACCACTAACAGCTTCCTTTtacaattgaaataa
- the LOC129723490 gene encoding uncharacterized protein LOC129723490 isoform X3, with protein sequence METFSMLNENDFNRMNLNTGQRKQILKHQKKINEIKDYMTEESTGGDTSYEQYEYIEQDDETLETSQVATAQRSVSLEKEFDIDLIFKKTPEGRNVMASLKEKNPLNNKLVKSITKILCEYLINNYGFHPSTHYKNIIAVSLVNKYDMLKSEFAEVPQAVWFYPHGRGYGKHSGKLHYHIEYMVKKHEKQIRQNKVIPNVNINFDASTSNATGTSSETTEENLIEIVENLKFIVPSDESLEMIRANWIKTFKIRQEHRRKVTEPELMLEMFPLSTAFRGALINLDFNDMFPSANPNIEGELDSLQIKITNRFAHLHSTIPDHFIRMLLIVKEKNPSRGAKRTNDGSQKVNNLLERIVEWIDPEEDVEQYAERYKATKNPVLIVKAPIYSSGEGYVRIGKNVFYAGSELPITFFTLIKSHYYFNTKFEPSLSNFYFFFTSTVLKITKPTTTTNSFLLQLK encoded by the exons ATGGAGACTTTTTCCATGTTGAACGAAAATGATTTTAACAGAATGAATCTCAATACTGGTCagcgaaaacaaattttaaaacaccaaaaaaaaattaatgaaattaaagattataTGACCGAAGAGTCAACCGGCGGCGACACTTCATACGAACAGTATGAATACATCGAACAGGATGATGAGACGTTAGAGACCTCGCAAGTAGCAACGGCACAGCGCTCTGTTTCACTAGAAAAG GAATTCGATATCGACTTGATTTTTAAGAAAACTCCGGAAGGACGAAATGTCATGGCATCGTTGAAAGAAAAAAACCCGCTAAATAATAAACTGGTCAAATCGATTACCAAAATTCTATGCGAATACCTGATCAATAATTATGGTTT TCATCCGAGCACacattataaaaatattattgcCGTTTCATTGGTAAACAAATATGATATGCTGAAATCGGAGTTTGCGGAGGTACCCCAG GCTGTGTGGTTTTACCCGCACGGAAGAGGATACGGAAAACATAGTGGCAAACTACACTACCATATTGAATATATGGTGAAGAAGCACGAAAAGCAGATCCGTCAGAACAAAGTTATTCCTAATGTAAACATCAACTTCGATGCATCAACCAGCAATGCCACAGGAACCAGTTCGGAAACTACTGAGGAAAACTTGATAGAAATC gtTGAAAACCTTAAATTCATCGTGCCATCCGACGAATCACTAGAGATGATACGAGCAAACTGGATAAAGACCTTCAAAATTCGCCAAGAGCATCGCAGAAAAGTTACCGAACCCGAGCTAATGTTGGAAATGTTCCCACTTTCTACGGCGTTCAGAGGAgccttg ATTAACTTGGATTTTAATGACATGTTTCCATCCGCTAATCCCAACATTGAAGGTGAACTAGATTCATTGCAGATCAAAATTACCAATAGATTTGCCCACCTACACTCAACGATACCGGATC atttcATCCGCATGTTACTAATCGTAAAGGAAAAAAATCCATCACGCGGCGCGAAGCGGACAAATGACGGTTCACAGAAAGTTAATAACCTTCTGGAGAGAATTGTAGAGTGGATTGAT CCAGAAGAAGATGTCGAGCAGTATGCTGAGAGATATAAAGCCACGAAAAACCCAGTTCTAATTGTGAAGGCCCCTATATACAGTTCAGGAGAAGGGTACGTTCGTATAGGAAAAAACGTTTTCTATGCGGGCTCCGAATTACCCATTACTTTTTTTACTTTGATCAAATCGCATTATTACTTCAATACGAAATTCGAGCCATCACTCTCGAatttctactttttttttacttctactgTACTCAAGATAACGAAACCTACAACCACCACTAACAGCTTCCTTTtacaattgaaataa
- the LOC129723491 gene encoding PRKR-interacting protein 1 homolog, with protein MDIKNEVKSTDKDFEKKKFVVRNAADIQRAKLDKLMKNPEKPVIIPDSPKERDFSSAVPAFVRNVMGSSAGAGSGEFHVYRHLRRKEYARQKHIQEKSRAELLDEEFQQKLLQNRQIMEEKTAKNRAKRLKKKAKQKANRGKKPKQENVEQPESSEEDESDDEEKLGDTNEESSAADGNETAQSSTSHECSTTEIADDDKQQQVNASENNCGSKDEKSMPITVDRDTEGLLENHDGGKTVILQEEKTHADNHHLECESNEKKDE; from the exons ATGGACATCAAAAACGAAGTAAAGTCTACAGATAAAGACTTTGAGAAAAAGAAATTCGTTGTTCGAAATGCTGCTGATATTCAGCGAGCTAAGCTGGACAAGCTTATGAAAAACCCC GAAAAACCAGTGATAATTCCAGACTCACCAAAGGAGCGCGATTTTTCATCCGCTGTACCGGCGTTCGTTCGCAACGTTATGGGATCAAGCGCTGGGGCCGGGTCAGGAGAGTTTCATGTATACCGGCATTTGCGTCGAAAGGAATACGCTAGGCAAAAGCACATTCAGGAAAAAAGTCGTGCTGAATTGTTGGACGAAGAATTCCAGCAAAAGCTTCTACAGAATCGCCAAATAATGGAAGAAAAGACGGCCAAAAATCGAGCCAAACGGTTGAAGAAGAAAGCTAAGCAAAAAGCCAATAGAGGCAAGAAACCCAAACAAGAGAACGTAGAGCAACCAGAGAGCAGCGAAGAAGATGAGAGTGATGATGAAGAAAAGCTTGGCGATACAAACGAGGAATCGAGTGCTGCGGATGGTAATGAGACAGCACAAAGTAGTACAAGTCACGAATGCAGTACGACAGAAATTGCAGACGATGACAAGCAACAGCAAGTCAACGCTAGTGAAAACAATTGTGGCTCAAAAGATGAAAAATCAATGCCAATTACGGTAGATCGGGATACCGAAGGCTTGTTAGAAAACCATGATGGTGGCAAAACAGTAATTCTTCAGGAAGAGAAAACACATGCTGACAATCATCATTTAGAATGTGAATCTAACGAGAAGAAGGATGAATAA